The proteins below come from a single Kosakonia sp. SMBL-WEM22 genomic window:
- a CDS encoding LysR family transcriptional regulator gives MRRQERIDRVDLMRTFIRIVEAGSLSAAARQLETTQATVSRRLQSLETLLGVKLLLRTTHAMKLTDDGERCYQHAKRVADAWVALEDDLSQSDDEPVGMLRVRAPHAFGQQQLLVPLTQFLERHPQLTVEWMLNDKTVDFLSANIDCAIRVGAEVDPATVSVLLAEVPRSLVASPALLERFPAIETPQQLSHLPWVALSTFYQHQIALYAQDDEQTVQIAISPRLFTDSLYAARNTALAGLGVTLISSWAVEEDIRSGKLVSLLPDWQAAPLPVHLVYPWARYYPARLRKFLQLMREVMPGLSGMRQPELRA, from the coding sequence ATGAGGCGACAAGAGCGTATAGACCGGGTGGACTTAATGCGCACCTTTATCCGCATTGTAGAAGCGGGCTCGCTGTCGGCGGCGGCCCGCCAGCTGGAGACCACACAGGCGACGGTTAGCCGTCGATTGCAATCGCTGGAGACGCTGCTTGGCGTCAAGCTGCTGTTGCGCACTACCCACGCAATGAAGCTTACTGACGACGGCGAGCGCTGTTACCAGCATGCTAAACGGGTGGCAGATGCATGGGTCGCGCTGGAGGACGATCTCAGCCAGTCCGACGACGAGCCGGTCGGCATGCTGCGGGTGCGCGCACCCCATGCTTTTGGCCAGCAGCAGTTGCTGGTGCCGCTGACGCAGTTTCTTGAACGTCATCCGCAGCTGACAGTGGAGTGGATGCTGAATGATAAAACCGTCGATTTTCTTAGCGCCAATATCGATTGCGCTATCCGCGTCGGGGCAGAGGTCGATCCGGCCACCGTATCGGTGTTGCTGGCGGAGGTGCCGCGCAGCCTGGTGGCGTCGCCCGCACTACTGGAGCGCTTCCCCGCTATCGAGACACCGCAACAGCTGAGCCACTTACCGTGGGTGGCACTGAGTACCTTCTACCAGCATCAAATCGCGCTCTATGCGCAGGATGATGAACAAACGGTGCAAATAGCCATCTCTCCGCGCTTGTTTACAGACAGTCTTTACGCCGCGCGTAATACGGCACTCGCCGGGCTGGGCGTGACGTTAATCTCCAGTTGGGCGGTGGAAGAGGATATTCGCAGCGGCAAACTGGTGTCGCTTCTACCGGATTGGCAGGCGGCGCCATTACCGGTCCATCTTGTCTATCCGTGGGCGCGCTACTATCCGGCGCGGCTGCGAAAATTTCTACAATTGATGCGGGAAGTGATGCCGGGGCTGAGCGGGATGCGCCAGCCGGAACTGCGGGCATAA
- the flgK gene encoding flagellar hook-associated protein FlgK, protein MSSLINSAMSGLSAAQAALNTASNNIASYNVAGYTRQTTVLTSSNSTLTGSGYVGNGVTVTGVQREYDAFITNQLRAAQNQNSGLTTRYEQMSKIDDVLSDTTNSLASSLQSFFSSMQTLVSNASDPSSRQALLGKADGLVNQFKVADQYLRDQDKQVNLSIATSVDQINNYSKQIANLNQQISKLTAVGAGSSPNDLLDQRDQLVSELNKVVGVEVSTQDGSYNVSMGNGITLVQGKEARQLAAVPSSADPARTTLAYVDKIAGNVEIPEKQVTTGSLGGLLSFRTQDLDQARNTLGQLALSFADSFNQQHVKGFDADGDAGEKFFNIGEPSATSNSKNSGDATLTASVSNSSAVQATDYKVAFDGTQWNVTRLSNNTTIAVTPDATDGTLNFDGLKVSINNGSTGAKKDDSFTIRPVSNAIVNMSVAVTDESKIAMAGTAGNGASDNRNGQDLLKLQSAKVVGGNKTFNDSYATLVSDVGNKTATLKTSSATQTNVVTQLSNQQQSISGVNLDEEYGNLQRFQQYYLANAQVLQTASTLFDALLAIR, encoded by the coding sequence ATGTCCAGTTTGATTAACAGCGCAATGAGCGGGCTTAGCGCAGCCCAGGCCGCGCTCAACACCGCCAGTAATAACATTGCGAGTTATAACGTGGCGGGCTATACCCGTCAGACGACGGTGTTGACCAGTTCGAACAGCACGCTGACCGGTAGCGGCTACGTGGGCAATGGTGTCACCGTGACTGGCGTTCAGCGTGAGTATGACGCCTTTATTACCAACCAGCTGCGCGCGGCGCAAAACCAGAACAGCGGGTTGACCACGCGTTACGAGCAGATGTCAAAAATTGACGATGTGCTATCGGACACCACTAACTCCCTGGCAAGCAGCCTGCAGAGCTTCTTCTCCAGCATGCAGACGCTGGTGAGTAACGCCTCCGATCCCTCATCGCGCCAGGCGCTGCTCGGCAAAGCCGACGGTCTGGTAAACCAGTTTAAAGTGGCCGATCAGTATCTGCGTGACCAGGATAAACAGGTCAACTTATCTATCGCCACCAGCGTTGATCAGATCAACAACTACTCAAAGCAGATCGCTAACCTCAACCAGCAGATCTCTAAGCTGACTGCGGTAGGTGCAGGATCTTCGCCAAACGACCTGCTCGATCAGCGCGATCAACTGGTCAGCGAACTGAACAAAGTCGTCGGTGTAGAAGTCAGCACCCAGGATGGCAGCTATAACGTCAGCATGGGTAACGGTATTACCCTGGTACAGGGTAAAGAGGCGCGTCAACTGGCAGCGGTGCCTTCCAGCGCCGATCCGGCACGTACCACGCTGGCGTATGTAGATAAGATTGCTGGCAACGTTGAGATCCCGGAAAAGCAGGTGACTACCGGTTCGCTTGGCGGCCTGCTCTCATTCCGCACGCAGGATCTGGACCAGGCGCGTAATACGCTGGGCCAGCTGGCGCTCTCGTTCGCCGACTCCTTTAACCAGCAGCACGTTAAAGGCTTTGACGCAGACGGCGATGCGGGTGAGAAGTTCTTCAATATTGGTGAACCTTCTGCCACCTCGAACAGTAAAAATAGCGGTGACGCCACGCTAACCGCCTCTGTCAGCAACAGCTCTGCGGTACAGGCGACCGATTATAAAGTGGCTTTTGATGGCACTCAGTGGAACGTTACACGTCTGTCCAATAACACCACCATCGCGGTAACGCCGGATGCGACAGACGGTACGCTCAATTTTGATGGCCTGAAAGTCTCTATCAACAATGGCTCTACCGGTGCGAAAAAAGATGACAGCTTCACCATTCGTCCGGTAAGCAACGCGATTGTGAATATGAGCGTGGCGGTGACCGATGAGTCAAAAATCGCCATGGCGGGTACAGCGGGCAACGGCGCGAGCGACAACCGTAACGGTCAGGATCTGTTAAAGCTGCAGAGCGCGAAAGTGGTCGGCGGGAATAAGACCTTTAACGACTCCTATGCCACGCTGGTGAGTGATGTCGGGAACAAAACCGCGACGCTGAAAACCAGCAGCGCAACCCAGACTAACGTCGTGACCCAATTGAGTAACCAGCAGCAGTCTATCTCCGGGGTTAACCTCGATGAAGAGTACGGCAACCTGCAGCGTTTTCAGCAATATTACCTGGCCAATGCCCAGGTGCTGCAGACCGCAAGCACGTTGTTTGATGCCCTGCTGGCCATTCGTTAA
- a CDS encoding flagellar basal body L-ring protein FlgH, giving the protein MQKYAVRSYPIMALVALTLTGCAWVPSTPLVQGATTAQPMPGPVPVVNGSIYQTAQPINYGYQPLFEDRRPRNIGDTLTIVLQENVSASKSSSANASRDGKASFGVDTTPRYLEGLFGNARADLGASGSNSFGGKGGANASNTFSGTLTVTVDQVLINGNLHVVGEKQIAINQGTEFIRFSGVVNPRTISGSNSVPSTQVADARIEYVGNGYINEAQNMGWLQRFFLNLSPM; this is encoded by the coding sequence ATGCAAAAATACGCCGTCCGCAGCTACCCGATAATGGCTTTAGTGGCATTAACCCTGACCGGGTGTGCCTGGGTTCCTTCTACACCGCTGGTGCAGGGGGCAACGACAGCTCAACCGATGCCCGGCCCCGTTCCGGTCGTCAATGGCTCGATTTATCAGACCGCGCAGCCGATTAACTACGGCTATCAGCCGCTGTTTGAAGATCGTCGTCCGCGTAACATTGGCGATACGCTGACTATCGTACTGCAGGAAAACGTGAGCGCCAGCAAGAGCTCGTCGGCCAACGCCAGCCGTGATGGTAAAGCCAGTTTTGGCGTAGACACCACACCGCGTTATCTCGAAGGTCTGTTTGGTAATGCTCGTGCCGATCTGGGTGCTTCAGGCAGCAACTCCTTCGGCGGCAAAGGCGGCGCCAACGCCAGTAACACCTTTAGCGGCACGTTGACCGTGACCGTCGATCAGGTGCTGATCAATGGCAATTTACATGTTGTGGGTGAAAAGCAGATCGCCATCAACCAGGGCACTGAGTTCATCCGCTTCTCCGGTGTCGTGAACCCACGCACCATCAGCGGCAGCAATAGCGTACCTTCCACCCAGGTGGCGGACGCGCGCATCGAGTACGTCGGCAACGGCTACATCAACGAAGCGCAGAATATGGGCTGGCTGCAGCGTTTCTTCCTTAACTTATCGCCGATGTAA
- a CDS encoding MFS transporter — protein MKHDSLSAGMANGIFFALALGAGFSVAAIYYSQPLLPLMGSDLHLTINGMGLVPTLTQAGYALGILFLLPLGDRHDRRRLIVVKSAALAVLLLACSLTSHLPSLLIVSLLIGMAATMAQDIVPAAAILAPEGKQGKMVGTVMTGLLLGILLSRTVSGFVGAAFGWRVMYQLAAVSIALIGLLMWSVLPRFATHSTLSYPALMRSMAHLWQRYPTLRRAAMAQGFLSIAFSAFWSTLALMLLEHYQLGSAVAGTFGIAGAAGALAAPLAGGLADKVGAERVTQLGAGLVTVSFAMMFLLPALPPHGQLALIALSAVGFDLGLQSSLVAHQNLVYSLEPQARGRLNALLFTGVFIGMALGSALGSKLYAIASWQGVVILASVAGLIALLIRLFDARKLEQARQSA, from the coding sequence ATGAAACATGACTCACTCTCTGCCGGTATGGCAAACGGCATCTTTTTTGCGCTGGCGCTCGGCGCAGGATTCAGCGTCGCGGCCATCTACTACTCGCAGCCGCTGCTGCCGCTGATGGGCAGCGATCTGCATCTGACCATCAATGGCATGGGTCTGGTGCCGACGCTTACCCAGGCCGGTTACGCGCTCGGTATTCTCTTTCTGCTGCCGCTGGGCGACCGTCACGACCGTCGTCGCCTGATTGTGGTGAAAAGCGCAGCGCTGGCGGTGTTACTGCTGGCCTGCAGTCTGACCAGCCATCTACCCTCGCTACTCATTGTCAGCCTGTTGATTGGCATGGCGGCCACCATGGCGCAGGATATTGTGCCAGCCGCGGCGATCCTCGCCCCGGAGGGGAAACAGGGCAAAATGGTCGGCACGGTAATGACCGGTCTGCTGCTGGGTATTTTGCTTTCGCGTACGGTCAGCGGCTTTGTCGGTGCGGCGTTTGGCTGGCGTGTGATGTACCAGCTCGCGGCGGTCAGCATCGCCCTGATTGGCCTCTTAATGTGGTCAGTCTTACCGCGCTTCGCCACCCACTCCACACTCAGCTACCCGGCGCTGATGCGCTCAATGGCGCACCTCTGGCAGCGCTACCCGACGCTGCGCCGCGCGGCGATGGCGCAGGGCTTTTTGTCTATCGCCTTTAGTGCCTTCTGGTCTACGCTCGCCCTGATGCTGCTTGAGCACTATCAGCTGGGCAGCGCCGTTGCCGGGACATTCGGTATTGCCGGTGCCGCAGGGGCGTTAGCCGCCCCACTGGCCGGTGGGCTGGCGGATAAAGTGGGCGCAGAGCGCGTGACCCAGCTCGGTGCAGGGCTGGTAACGGTCTCCTTCGCGATGATGTTCCTGCTCCCTGCCCTGCCGCCCCATGGCCAGCTGGCGCTGATTGCTCTCTCTGCGGTTGGGTTTGATCTTGGCCTACAATCAAGCCTGGTCGCGCATCAAAACCTGGTTTACAGCCTGGAGCCGCAGGCGCGGGGACGACTCAATGCGCTGCTCTTTACGGGGGTATTTATCGGTATGGCGCTGGGTTCCGCGCTGGGAAGTAAGCTCTATGCCATCGCCTCATGGCAGGGCGTGGTAATCCTGGCGAGCGTGGCGGGGCTGATCGCACTGCTGATTCGCCTCTTTGATGCCCGCAAGCTTGAGCAGGCGAGGCAGAGCGCATAG
- the flgG gene encoding flagellar basal-body rod protein FlgG produces the protein MISSLWIAKTGLDAQQTNMDVIANNLANVSTNGFKRQRAVFEDLMYQTIRQPGAQSSEQTTLPSGLQIGTGVRPVATERLHSQGNLSQTNNSKDVAIKGQGFFEVLLPDGTSAYTRDGSFQVDQNGQLVTAGGFQVQPAITIPANSLGITIGRDGVVSVTQQGAAAPVQVGQLNLTTFMNDTGLESIGENLYTETQSSGAPNGTTPGLNGAGLLYQGFVETSNVNVAEELVNMIQVQRAYEINSKAVSTTDQMLQKLTQL, from the coding sequence ATGATCAGTTCATTATGGATCGCAAAAACCGGCCTCGATGCCCAACAAACCAATATGGATGTCATCGCCAACAACCTGGCGAACGTCAGCACCAATGGTTTTAAGCGTCAGCGTGCGGTATTTGAAGATTTGATGTACCAGACGATCCGCCAGCCGGGCGCGCAATCTTCTGAACAGACGACGCTGCCTTCCGGTCTGCAGATCGGTACCGGCGTGCGTCCGGTTGCTACCGAGCGTCTGCACAGCCAGGGCAACCTCTCTCAGACCAATAACAGTAAAGATGTCGCCATTAAAGGCCAGGGCTTCTTCGAAGTTCTGCTGCCGGACGGCACCTCTGCTTACACCCGTGACGGCTCTTTCCAGGTGGATCAGAACGGCCAGCTGGTAACGGCGGGCGGTTTCCAGGTGCAGCCGGCTATCACCATCCCGGCGAACAGCCTCGGCATCACCATCGGTCGTGATGGTGTGGTGAGCGTGACGCAGCAGGGCGCGGCAGCACCGGTGCAGGTTGGTCAGTTAAACCTCACCACCTTTATGAACGACACCGGGCTTGAGAGCATCGGCGAGAACCTCTACACCGAAACCCAGTCCTCCGGCGCGCCAAACGGCACCACGCCTGGCCTGAACGGTGCGGGTCTGCTCTACCAGGGATTTGTGGAAACTTCAAACGTAAACGTTGCAGAAGAGCTGGTGAATATGATCCAGGTTCAGCGCGCATACGAAATTAACAGTAAAGCAGTATCGACTACCGATCAGATGCTGCAAAAACTGACGCAACTCTAA
- the flgL gene encoding flagellar hook-associated protein FlgL — protein sequence MRISTQMMYEQNMRGVTNAQGKWLGYGEQMTTGQRVNRPSDDPIAASQAVVISQAQAQNAQYDTARTFAKQKVSLEESVLQQVTTAITGAQGTIVRAGNASLSDDDRASLATELQGFRDQLLNLANSTDGNGRYIFAGYRTESKPYDTSGTYSGGNDAITQQVDSARSMVIAHTGDQVFNAITSNATKEPVDPVTGVAPAPEKDLFKMLDTAIAALKTPVADDETAKEAAKAVVDKTSRGLGNSLNNVLSVRAELGTQLNELDTLNALGDDRELSLKQQKSDLIDADWNSVISSYTMQQAALQASYKAFTDMQGMSLFQMNR from the coding sequence ATGCGTATTAGCACGCAAATGATGTATGAACAAAATATGCGCGGCGTAACCAATGCTCAGGGCAAATGGTTAGGATACGGCGAGCAGATGACAACCGGTCAGCGCGTTAACCGCCCGTCTGACGATCCGATCGCCGCGTCGCAGGCGGTGGTGATCTCTCAGGCGCAGGCGCAAAACGCGCAATACGACACCGCGCGTACCTTCGCGAAGCAGAAAGTGTCGCTGGAAGAGAGCGTGTTGCAGCAGGTGACTACGGCTATCACGGGTGCACAGGGCACCATCGTGAGAGCGGGCAATGCCTCGCTGAGTGATGATGACCGCGCCTCGCTGGCTACTGAACTACAGGGCTTCCGCGATCAGTTATTAAACCTCGCGAATAGCACCGACGGTAACGGCCGCTATATTTTTGCTGGCTACCGCACCGAAAGTAAGCCATATGATACCAGTGGTACCTATAGCGGCGGTAACGATGCCATTACCCAGCAGGTCGATTCCGCGCGTTCGATGGTGATCGCCCATACCGGTGATCAGGTGTTCAACGCCATCACCAGTAATGCCACCAAAGAGCCTGTCGATCCGGTAACCGGTGTCGCGCCCGCGCCGGAGAAGGATCTCTTTAAGATGCTGGATACGGCAATTGCGGCGCTGAAAACACCCGTGGCAGATGACGAGACAGCGAAAGAAGCAGCGAAGGCCGTGGTCGATAAGACCAGCCGTGGTCTGGGCAATTCGCTGAACAACGTGCTGAGTGTGCGCGCTGAGCTCGGTACCCAGCTCAATGAACTCGATACCCTTAACGCGCTTGGCGATGATCGCGAACTCTCCTTAAAGCAGCAGAAGAGCGACCTGATCGATGCCGACTGGAACTCAGTGATCTCCTCTTACACCATGCAACAAGCGGCGTTGCAGGCTTCTTATAAAGCCTTCACCGATATGCAGGGTATGTCACTGTTCCAGATGAATCGTTAA
- the flgJ gene encoding flagellar assembly peptidoglycan hydrolase FlgJ, whose product MLTDSRMLTSAAWDAQSLNELKSKAGQDPAANLRPVARQVEGMFVQMMLKSMREALPKDGIFSSDSTRLYTSMYDQQIAQQMTAGKGLGLADMMVKQMTGDRAPVDPADQMQQVPMKFPLETVNTYQNQALTQLVRKAIPKVPDASEVAEAGNDQPLSGDSKDFLAQLSLPARLASQQSGVPHHLILAQAALESGWGQRQIPRENGEPSYNIFGVKATSSWKGPTTEITTTEYENGQAVKIKAKFRVYSSYLEALSDYVGMLTRNKRYAAVTTAATAEQGAQALQSAGYATDPHYARKLTSMIQQLKSMGEKVSKAYSTDTQNLF is encoded by the coding sequence ATGTTGACCGACAGCCGAATGTTGACCAGCGCGGCATGGGACGCGCAATCGCTCAATGAACTGAAGTCGAAAGCCGGACAGGATCCGGCAGCCAACCTGCGCCCGGTGGCGCGTCAGGTGGAGGGGATGTTTGTGCAGATGATGCTGAAAAGCATGCGCGAAGCGTTGCCAAAAGACGGGATTTTCAGCAGTGATTCAACGCGGCTGTATACCAGCATGTATGACCAGCAGATCGCCCAGCAGATGACCGCCGGTAAAGGGCTGGGTCTCGCCGATATGATGGTGAAACAGATGACCGGCGATCGGGCACCGGTCGATCCGGCTGACCAGATGCAGCAGGTGCCGATGAAGTTCCCGCTGGAGACCGTCAACACCTATCAAAACCAGGCGCTGACACAGCTGGTGCGCAAAGCGATTCCCAAAGTGCCCGATGCGTCTGAAGTGGCTGAGGCGGGTAACGATCAGCCACTCTCCGGCGACAGCAAAGACTTCCTCGCCCAGCTTTCGCTCCCGGCGCGGCTGGCGAGCCAGCAGAGCGGCGTGCCGCACCACCTGATTCTGGCGCAGGCTGCGCTGGAATCAGGCTGGGGCCAGCGGCAGATCCCGCGCGAGAACGGCGAGCCGAGCTACAACATCTTCGGCGTTAAAGCGACCTCAAGCTGGAAAGGGCCGACCACTGAAATCACCACTACCGAATATGAAAACGGACAAGCGGTGAAGATCAAAGCCAAATTCCGTGTGTATAGCTCCTACCTGGAAGCGTTGTCCGACTATGTCGGCATGTTGACGCGTAACAAGCGCTACGCGGCGGTGACTACCGCAGCAACGGCGGAGCAGGGCGCGCAGGCGCTGCAGAGCGCAGGTTACGCAACCGATCCGCACTATGCCCGCAAGCTGACGTCAATGATCCAGCAGCTTAAATCGATGGGTGAAAAAGTGAGCAAAGCTTACAGCACAGATACACAAAATCTGTTCTAA
- a CDS encoding flagellar basal body rod protein FlgF: MDHAIYTAMGAASQTLNQQAVTASNLANASTPGFRAQLNALRAVPVEGLSLPTRTLVVASTPGADMTPGQLDYTSRPLDVALQQDGWLAVQTADGSEGYTRNGNIQVSPTGQLTIQGHPVIGEGGPIAVPEGAQVTIAADGTISALNPGDAANTIAPVGKLKLVKAEAREVVRGDDGLFRLSQSAQATRGATLQPDPSIRVQSGVLEGSNVKPVESMTDMIASARRFEMQMKIISSVDENEQRANQLLSMS, encoded by the coding sequence ATGGATCACGCAATATATACCGCGATGGGCGCAGCCAGCCAGACGCTGAATCAGCAGGCTGTCACCGCCAGCAACCTCGCGAATGCTTCCACACCGGGCTTTCGTGCCCAGCTCAACGCGCTGCGCGCGGTGCCGGTAGAAGGGCTTTCGCTGCCTACCCGCACGCTGGTGGTGGCCTCCACGCCTGGCGCCGATATGACGCCGGGTCAACTGGACTACACCTCACGCCCGCTGGATGTGGCGTTGCAGCAGGATGGTTGGCTGGCAGTGCAAACGGCGGACGGCTCGGAAGGTTACACCCGTAACGGCAATATCCAGGTGAGCCCGACCGGTCAGTTGACAATTCAGGGCCATCCAGTGATTGGCGAAGGCGGTCCGATCGCCGTACCGGAAGGGGCGCAGGTCACTATCGCCGCCGACGGTACGATTTCGGCGCTCAACCCTGGCGACGCGGCGAATACTATCGCCCCTGTCGGCAAGCTGAAGCTGGTCAAAGCCGAAGCGCGCGAAGTGGTACGCGGTGATGACGGTCTTTTCCGTCTGAGCCAGAGCGCGCAGGCGACCCGTGGCGCGACGTTACAGCCAGACCCCTCCATCCGCGTGCAGTCTGGCGTGCTGGAAGGCAGTAACGTGAAACCGGTTGAATCGATGACCGATATGATCGCCAGCGCGCGCCGTTTCGAAATGCAGATGAAGATCATCAGCAGCGTCGATGAAAACGAGCAGCGTGCTAACCAATTGCTGTCAATGAGCTAA
- a CDS encoding flagellar basal body P-ring protein FlgI, whose product MFKYLTGMVFVLMATFAQADRIRDLTSVQGVRENSLIGYGLVVGLDGTGDQTTQTPFTTQTLNNMLSQMGITVPQGTNMQLKNVAAVMVTAQLPPFGRQGQTIDVVVSSMGNAKSLRGGTLLMTPLKGVDSQVYALAQGNILVGGAGASAGGSSVQVNQLNGGRITGGAVIERELPSQFGASNTINLQLNQEDFTMAQQIADTINRGRGYGSATALDGRTVQVRVSSGGSSQVRALADIQNMEVGTTQQDAKVIVNSRTGSVVMNREVSLDSCAIAQGNLSVTVNQQNNVSQPNTPFGGGQTVVTPQTQIDLRQSGGSLQSVRSSANLNSVVRALNALGASPMELMSILQAMQSAGCLRAKLEII is encoded by the coding sequence ATGTTTAAATATTTGACTGGTATGGTGTTCGTTCTGATGGCGACCTTCGCCCAGGCTGACCGTATCCGGGATCTCACCAGTGTACAGGGCGTACGTGAAAACTCCTTAATTGGCTACGGGCTGGTGGTTGGCCTGGATGGAACGGGCGACCAGACCACCCAGACGCCGTTTACCACCCAGACGCTGAACAACATGCTGTCGCAGATGGGCATTACCGTTCCGCAGGGCACCAACATGCAGCTGAAAAACGTGGCGGCAGTAATGGTCACGGCGCAGCTCCCGCCCTTTGGTCGCCAGGGGCAGACTATCGACGTGGTGGTCTCCTCAATGGGTAACGCCAAAAGCCTGCGCGGCGGTACGCTGCTGATGACCCCGCTGAAGGGCGTCGACAGCCAGGTCTATGCGCTGGCTCAGGGCAACATTCTCGTTGGCGGCGCGGGCGCGTCAGCCGGCGGCAGCAGCGTGCAGGTAAACCAGCTTAACGGCGGGCGCATTACCGGCGGTGCGGTGATTGAACGTGAGTTGCCAAGCCAGTTTGGTGCCAGCAACACCATCAACCTGCAGCTGAACCAGGAAGATTTCACCATGGCGCAGCAGATTGCTGACACCATCAACCGCGGGCGCGGCTATGGCAGCGCCACCGCGCTCGATGGCCGTACCGTTCAGGTGCGCGTCTCCTCCGGCGGCAGCTCGCAGGTTCGCGCCCTGGCGGATATCCAGAATATGGAAGTCGGCACCACGCAGCAGGACGCGAAGGTGATTGTGAACTCGCGCACCGGCTCGGTGGTAATGAACCGCGAAGTGTCGCTGGATAGCTGTGCCATTGCGCAGGGTAACCTCTCAGTTACCGTCAACCAGCAGAACAACGTTAGCCAGCCGAATACGCCATTTGGCGGCGGCCAGACCGTGGTGACACCGCAAACGCAGATTGACCTGCGCCAGAGCGGCGGCTCGCTGCAGAGCGTACGCTCCAGCGCCAACCTCAACAGCGTCGTGCGTGCCCTTAACGCCCTTGGTGCCTCGCCAATGGAGCTGATGTCGATTCTGCAGGCGATGCAGAGCGCCGGTTGCCTGCGTGCGAAACTGGAGATCATCTAA